Proteins found in one Deinococcus misasensis DSM 22328 genomic segment:
- the rpsD gene encoding 30S ribosomal protein S4, which yields MGRYRGPVVKLSRREGVNLAETEKVQKFLDRRPRPPGQHGARRSKTSDYGVRLREKQKLARLYGVNEKQFRNLFEEASNVPGVTGTVFLQLLESRLDNVVFRMGIASTRRQARQFVGHGHIFVNGKRVDIASYRVKAGDEISVAERSKAIGFIQENLELAKKRKGSPWLSLDAEAGKGQFLRLPAREDLALPINENFIIEYYSR from the coding sequence ATGGGTCGTTACCGTGGTCCAGTTGTTAAACTCAGCCGTCGCGAAGGCGTCAACCTGGCTGAAACCGAGAAAGTCCAAAAGTTCCTTGACCGTCGTCCCCGTCCTCCAGGACAGCACGGCGCTCGCCGCAGCAAAACCTCCGACTACGGGGTTCGTCTGCGTGAAAAACAAAAACTTGCCCGTCTGTACGGCGTGAACGAGAAGCAATTCCGCAACCTCTTCGAAGAAGCTTCCAACGTTCCCGGCGTGACCGGCACCGTGTTCCTTCAACTCCTGGAAAGCCGCCTGGACAACGTGGTTTTCCGCATGGGCATTGCTTCCACCCGCCGTCAGGCCCGCCAGTTCGTGGGTCACGGTCACATCTTTGTGAACGGCAAGCGCGTGGACATTGCTTCTTACCGCGTTAAAGCTGGCGACGAAATCTCCGTTGCAGAGCGCAGCAAGGCCATTGGTTTCATTCAAGAGAACCTGGAACTTGCCAAGAAACGCAAAGGCAGCCCCTGGCTCTCTCTGGATGCCGAAGCTGGCAAAGGTCAATTCCTGCGCCTGCCCGCCCGCGAAGATCTGGCCCTGCCCATCAACGAGAACTTCATCATCGAGTACTACTCACGTTAA
- the rpmJ gene encoding 50S ribosomal protein L36, which yields MKVQTSVKKMCDKCKVIRRHGRVFVICENVKHKQRQG from the coding sequence ATGAAGGTTCAGACTTCCGTCAAGAAGATGTGCGACAAATGCAAAGTCATTCGTCGCCACGGCCGCGTTTTCGTGATCTGCGAAAACGTCAAGCACAAGCAGCGTCAAGGGTAA
- the rplR gene encoding 50S ribosomal protein L18, translated as MSALDRTQRRKYSTRAKIKQVSDRPRLSVFRSSKYIYAQIIDDKNGVTVAQAASKALNVEGTKTDAAAAVGKAIAEAALAKGVKQVVFDRGSYKYHGRVKALADAAREGGLEF; from the coding sequence ATGTCCGCATTAGATCGTACCCAGCGCCGTAAGTACTCCACCCGCGCCAAGATCAAGCAAGTCTCTGATCGTCCGCGCCTGAGCGTGTTCCGCTCCAGCAAGTACATCTACGCGCAAATCATCGATGACAAGAATGGTGTGACCGTGGCCCAGGCTGCCTCCAAGGCCCTGAACGTGGAAGGCACCAAAACCGACGCTGCTGCAGCAGTGGGTAAAGCCATTGCCGAAGCTGCGCTTGCCAAAGGCGTCAAGCAAGTGGTTTTTGATCGCGGTTCTTACAAGTACCACGGTCGCGTGAAAGCCCTCGCTGATGCTGCAAGGGAGGGTGGCCTTGAGTTTTAA
- the trxA gene encoding thioredoxin — MGKAQEITDQNFDSTIQEGLTLVDFWAPWCGPCRMVAPVIEELAGDYEGQVKVTKLNVDDNQATAMKFRVMSIPTVILFKDGQPVEVTVGARGKPHFKQVIEKHLETVKN; from the coding sequence ATGGGTAAGGCACAAGAAATCACCGATCAAAACTTTGACAGCACCATTCAAGAAGGACTCACCCTTGTGGACTTCTGGGCCCCCTGGTGTGGCCCTTGTCGCATGGTCGCTCCAGTCATTGAAGAACTTGCCGGAGACTACGAAGGTCAGGTCAAAGTCACCAAACTGAACGTCGACGACAACCAGGCCACCGCCATGAAATTTCGGGTCATGAGCATCCCCACCGTGATCCTGTTCAAAGACGGCCAACCCGTTGAAGTGACTGTGGGCGCCCGTGGCAAACCCCACTTCAAACAGGTCATCGAGAAACACCTCGAAACCGTCAAAAACTGA
- a CDS encoding RBBP9/YdeN family alpha/beta hydrolase, with protein MTRFLTLPGWGSSGPEHWQTLWEQKYGFERVEQQDWENPQLRDWVSCLDETIGQSDEPTVLIAHSLGCHAVAHWGCCVINHPVKAALLVSPPDLDQPDTPEAVKDFLPMHLETLPFKVLVVASSDDPYAALERSRHLAESWGGSLVDVGAKGHINSVSGLQDWPEGYRLLQSLLEG; from the coding sequence ATGACACGGTTTTTGACCTTGCCGGGATGGGGCTCAAGTGGTCCAGAGCACTGGCAGACCCTCTGGGAGCAGAAATACGGCTTCGAGCGCGTGGAACAGCAAGACTGGGAAAACCCACAACTTCGTGACTGGGTGTCCTGTCTGGATGAGACCATTGGACAATCGGATGAACCCACCGTTCTGATTGCCCACAGTCTGGGGTGTCATGCTGTGGCCCACTGGGGATGCTGCGTGATCAACCATCCAGTGAAAGCTGCTTTGCTGGTGTCTCCTCCAGATTTGGACCAGCCTGACACTCCAGAGGCCGTCAAGGATTTCCTGCCCATGCATCTGGAAACCCTGCCGTTTAAAGTGCTGGTGGTGGCCAGTTCAGATGACCCTTATGCCGCTCTGGAACGCAGCAGGCATCTTGCAGAAAGCTGGGGTGGATCTCTGGTGGATGTGGGAGCAAAGGGCCACATCAATTCTGTCTCTGGTTTGCAGGACTGGCCTGAGGGTTACAGGTTGTTGCAAAGTTTGCTTGAAGGGTGA
- the rpsK gene encoding 30S ribosomal protein S11, translating to MAKAKTNTRTKRTRRNIPHGRAYIHASYNNTIVTITDMDGNSLAWSSGGTIGYKGSKKGTPYAAQLAAADAVKKAQSTFNMSQVEVVVRGTGSGREQAIRAIQASGIDVKSIMDDSPVPHNGCRLPKKKRM from the coding sequence ATGGCTAAAGCTAAGACCAACACCAGAACCAAGCGTACCCGCCGTAACATTCCTCACGGCCGTGCTTACATCCACGCTTCCTACAACAACACCATCGTCACCATCACCGACATGGACGGCAACTCCCTCGCCTGGTCCTCGGGTGGCACCATCGGCTACAAAGGCAGCAAAAAAGGCACCCCCTACGCTGCTCAACTGGCTGCCGCTGACGCTGTGAAGAAGGCCCAAAGCACCTTCAACATGAGCCAAGTGGAAGTCGTGGTCCGTGGAACCGGATCTGGCCGTGAACAGGCCATCCGCGCCATTCAAGCCAGCGGCATTGATGTCAAATCCATCATGGATGACTCTCCCGTTCCCCACAACGGCTGCCGCCTGCCCAAGAAAAAGAGGATGTGA
- the infA gene encoding translation initiation factor IF-1 — protein sequence MKENRGKSEKKQDDTIRAEGVILEALPNTTFKVQLDSGHEILAYISGKMRIHYIRILPGDRVVLEISPYDPTRGRIVYRK from the coding sequence ATCAAAGAAAATCGAGGAAAAAGCGAGAAGAAGCAAGACGACACCATTCGTGCAGAGGGCGTGATTCTGGAAGCCCTGCCGAACACCACGTTCAAAGTTCAACTCGACTCTGGACACGAGATCCTGGCTTACATCAGCGGAAAAATGAGAATTCACTACATCCGCATTTTGCCTGGAGATCGGGTCGTCCTCGAAATTTCGCCCTACGACCCCACTCGGGGCCGCATCGTTTACCGCAAGTAA
- a CDS encoding trans-sulfuration enzyme family protein: MSGFNTKAVHAGGGADPQTGAHATPIYQTSTFTYFDAEQGRALFAGEREGFIYTRIGNPTTRALENKVAALEGAEDAVAFSSGMAAISALLVTVLKAGDEVAFLDPIYGGTDGFFFEILTKFGVTIHRCHDLQDLTQVLSEKVKVVFFEPITNPTLKVWDFSEVVKQAKSVGALVVVDNTFPTPYLFRPLEHGADVVVHSATKYLSGHGDLIAGLVAGKADLVQMVRFEGLRHLGGALGPFEAFLLLRGIKTLHVRMEAHSRNALQVARHLQGHPAVKAVHYPGLESHPSHKEAQQYLKASGGVLAIELDGGFPTCARFLDSLKLFTQAVSLGDVESLACHPASTTHSPMPEEARQAAGVTDGLVRLSIGIEDPEDLIADLEQALAACAMVHEMV; this comes from the coding sequence ATGTCAGGCTTTAACACCAAAGCTGTGCATGCGGGTGGTGGTGCTGACCCTCAGACCGGAGCCCATGCCACCCCCATTTACCAGACCAGCACCTTCACTTATTTCGATGCAGAGCAGGGGCGTGCCCTGTTTGCAGGTGAAAGGGAAGGTTTCATTTACACCCGTATTGGAAATCCCACCACCAGAGCTTTGGAAAACAAAGTGGCAGCTCTGGAAGGTGCAGAAGATGCGGTGGCCTTCAGCAGTGGAATGGCAGCCATCAGTGCCTTGTTGGTGACTGTGCTCAAGGCTGGAGACGAGGTGGCCTTTCTGGACCCCATTTATGGAGGCACCGACGGATTTTTCTTCGAGATCCTCACCAAATTTGGAGTCACCATTCACCGCTGCCACGATCTGCAAGACTTGACACAAGTGCTCTCTGAAAAAGTCAAAGTGGTGTTCTTTGAGCCCATCACCAACCCGACCCTGAAGGTGTGGGATTTCTCCGAGGTGGTCAAACAAGCCAAATCGGTGGGTGCTCTGGTGGTGGTGGACAACACTTTCCCGACCCCTTACCTGTTTCGTCCTCTGGAGCATGGGGCAGATGTGGTGGTGCATTCTGCCACCAAGTATTTGTCAGGTCACGGCGACTTGATTGCAGGTTTGGTGGCAGGCAAGGCCGATCTGGTGCAGATGGTGCGCTTCGAAGGCCTCAGGCATCTGGGGGGAGCTCTGGGACCCTTTGAAGCATTTTTGCTGCTCAGGGGCATCAAAACCCTGCATGTGCGAATGGAAGCCCATTCCAGAAATGCTTTGCAAGTGGCACGTCACCTCCAAGGTCATCCTGCAGTGAAAGCCGTGCATTATCCGGGTCTGGAGTCCCATCCCAGTCACAAAGAGGCACAGCAGTACCTGAAAGCCTCTGGTGGAGTGCTGGCCATTGAACTGGATGGGGGTTTCCCGACCTGTGCCCGTTTTCTGGACAGCCTGAAACTGTTCACGCAGGCGGTGTCTCTGGGAGATGTGGAGTCTCTGGCCTGTCATCCTGCCAGCACCACCCACTCGCCCATGCCAGAGGAAGCCAGACAGGCTGCTGGCGTTACAGATGGCCTCGTGAGGCTTTCCATTGGCATTGAAGATCCTGAAGACCTGATTGCAGACCTTGAGCAGGCTCTGGCTGCATGTGCCATGGTGCATGAAATGGTGTGA
- the secY gene encoding preprotein translocase subunit SecY — MLRAFRDAFRIPELQRKFLFTLLLLAIYRLGSTIPTPGVDHTRIAEAAGSAGSLLSLISNISGGNLSQFSIFALGVLPYITASIIMQILTTSIPALEKLQKEGEEGRKAIAQYTRYGAIALGAMQALFFAILVGEAQNGAFLASGWEPGWMFRLNVVLTQVAGIAFTLWIGERITEVGIGNGVSLIIFSGIAASFPKAISDIITLYNEEAISLLGIVAFFLVILAVVIGIVLVLQAERRIPIQYARKEIGGKQYAKQQTYLPIKLNGAGVIPVIFASAVMTIVQVLEQAFGQDSEVTRFLVKYFALNTPTGIALDVLLVVGFTFLYNSIQFDPKRIAENLRESGGFIPSVRPGVATAEYLSFISTRITLWGAIFLGILVLVPQVLQATSGISGSTVFVFSGTGLLILVGVALDTLKQVEAQLTLRSYDGFISKGRLRGRL, encoded by the coding sequence ATGCTTCGGGCCTTCCGCGACGCATTTCGCATTCCTGAATTGCAGCGGAAGTTCCTGTTCACCTTGCTGTTGCTGGCCATTTACCGCCTGGGGAGCACCATTCCCACCCCAGGCGTGGACCACACAAGAATTGCAGAGGCTGCCGGCAGTGCTGGCAGCCTTCTGAGCTTGATCAGCAACATCTCGGGGGGGAACCTCTCGCAGTTCAGCATTTTTGCACTGGGGGTGCTGCCTTACATCACCGCCAGCATCATCATGCAAATTTTGACCACCTCCATCCCTGCTCTGGAAAAACTCCAGAAAGAAGGGGAGGAGGGGCGCAAAGCCATTGCCCAATACACCCGTTATGGGGCCATTGCTCTGGGCGCCATGCAAGCCCTGTTCTTTGCCATTCTGGTGGGTGAAGCCCAAAACGGTGCTTTCCTTGCCTCAGGCTGGGAGCCAGGCTGGATGTTCCGTTTGAATGTGGTCTTGACCCAGGTCGCCGGTATTGCATTCACCCTCTGGATTGGTGAGCGCATCACAGAAGTGGGCATCGGCAACGGGGTCAGCTTGATCATTTTTTCTGGAATTGCGGCCAGCTTCCCCAAAGCCATTTCCGATATCATCACCCTTTACAACGAAGAGGCCATTTCCCTGCTGGGCATTGTTGCATTCTTCTTGGTGATTCTGGCTGTGGTGATTGGCATTGTGCTGGTGTTGCAAGCAGAAAGACGCATTCCTATCCAGTATGCCCGCAAGGAAATTGGTGGAAAGCAGTACGCCAAACAGCAAACCTACTTGCCCATCAAACTGAACGGTGCAGGCGTGATCCCCGTGATCTTCGCCAGTGCTGTGATGACCATTGTGCAGGTGCTGGAACAGGCATTTGGTCAGGACAGTGAAGTGACCCGTTTTCTGGTCAAATACTTCGCTCTGAACACACCCACGGGAATTGCTCTGGATGTTTTGCTGGTGGTGGGATTCACCTTCCTTTACAACAGCATTCAGTTTGATCCCAAGCGCATTGCTGAAAACCTCCGTGAGAGCGGCGGATTCATTCCCAGCGTGCGTCCAGGTGTGGCCACTGCCGAGTACCTGAGTTTCATTTCCACCCGCATCACCCTCTGGGGAGCCATCTTCCTAGGGATTCTGGTGCTGGTACCTCAGGTCCTTCAAGCCACTTCAGGCATCAGTGGTTCGACTGTGTTCGTCTTCTCCGGCACAGGTCTGTTGATTCTGGTTGGTGTGGCTCTGGACACCCTCAAACAGGTGGAAGCCCAACTCACGCTGCGCAGCTACGATGGATTCATTTCCAAAGGCCGCCTGCGGGGAAGGCTGTAA
- the rpsM gene encoding 30S ribosomal protein S13, with the protein MARIAGVDIPREKRIEIALTYIFGIGLTRSREVLGRTGVNPDTRVKNLTEAEIAKLREDIEKTYKVEGDLKSEIGQNIKRLMDIGAYRGLRHRRGLPVRGQRTKTNARTRKGPRKTVAGKKKAARK; encoded by the coding sequence ATGGCTCGTATTGCAGGTGTTGATATCCCACGTGAAAAGCGCATTGAAATTGCGCTCACCTACATCTTCGGCATTGGTCTCACCCGTTCCCGCGAAGTTCTGGGACGCACTGGCGTCAACCCCGACACCCGCGTGAAGAACCTGACCGAAGCAGAAATCGCCAAGCTCCGCGAAGACATCGAGAAGACCTACAAGGTCGAAGGTGACCTCAAGAGCGAAATCGGTCAGAACATCAAGCGTCTGATGGACATCGGTGCCTACCGTGGCCTCCGTCACCGCCGTGGCCTTCCCGTGCGTGGTCAACGTACCAAGACCAACGCACGCACCCGTAAAGGTCCCCGCAAGACCGTTGCAGGTAAGAAGAAAGCCGCGCGGAAGTAA
- the ilvA gene encoding threonine ammonia-lyase, biosynthetic, translated as MNPSTQNFMEQVLRSRVYDLAIETPLQEAHKLGKQLGNRILLKREDQQPIYSFKLRGACQKIISLTHEEKARGIITVSAGNHAQGVAYTAHHLGLNATVVMPEIAPAIKVQAVEDWGAKVVLYGQNVTEAEQFARLLQQQENLTFVHPFDDLQVIAGQATIGLELLKQAPKDPYTVFVPVGGGGLIAGIAAVLKTIRSNIRVIGVEPEHANAMTQSIQAGHQVKLDHVDTFVDAVAVKQAGFHPFQMAQQYVDDWITVSNHEVCMAIRDTYENTRTLMEPGGALGVAGLKKYVQQKGITGETLVTITSGANADFDRIREVAERLRAG; from the coding sequence ATGAACCCATCCACCCAAAACTTCATGGAACAGGTGCTCAGAAGCCGGGTTTACGATCTGGCCATCGAAACCCCCTTGCAAGAGGCCCACAAACTGGGCAAACAACTGGGCAACCGCATCCTGCTCAAACGGGAAGACCAGCAACCCATTTACTCATTCAAACTGAGGGGTGCCTGCCAGAAAATCATCTCCCTGACCCATGAAGAAAAAGCCAGAGGCATCATCACGGTCTCTGCAGGAAACCATGCTCAGGGGGTGGCCTACACGGCCCACCATCTGGGCCTGAACGCCACAGTGGTCATGCCAGAGATCGCCCCTGCCATCAAAGTGCAAGCTGTGGAAGATTGGGGTGCAAAAGTCGTCCTGTACGGTCAGAACGTCACAGAAGCAGAGCAGTTCGCCAGACTTCTGCAGCAACAGGAAAACCTGACTTTCGTGCACCCTTTTGATGACCTGCAAGTGATCGCAGGGCAAGCCACCATCGGACTTGAACTTCTGAAGCAAGCCCCCAAAGACCCATACACCGTTTTCGTGCCAGTTGGCGGAGGGGGTTTGATCGCTGGCATTGCTGCTGTCTTGAAAACCATCCGCAGCAACATCCGGGTGATCGGCGTTGAACCCGAGCATGCCAACGCCATGACCCAGAGCATTCAGGCCGGACATCAGGTGAAACTGGACCACGTGGACACTTTTGTCGATGCTGTGGCGGTTAAACAGGCTGGATTTCACCCTTTCCAGATGGCCCAGCAATACGTGGATGACTGGATCACCGTCAGCAACCATGAGGTGTGCATGGCCATCCGCGACACCTACGAAAACACCCGCACCCTGATGGAACCCGGAGGGGCTCTGGGGGTGGCGGGTTTAAAGAAATACGTTCAGCAAAAGGGCATCACAGGTGAGACTCTGGTGACCATCACCAGTGGAGCCAATGCCGATTTTGACCGGATCCGCGAAGTGGCAGAGCGGCTGAGGGCAGGTTAG
- the rplO gene encoding 50S ribosomal protein L15, with the protein MKLSDLKPTPGSRKDRKRVGRGPGGTDKTSGRGHKGQKSRSGAGKGHFFEGGRSSLLSRLPKRGFSHEGIEYALVNLRDLERFEAGSTVQFEDFIISGLVRNGNRPIKLLAAGEVTGAYTLHVDAASQSAIAKIEAAGGKVILPEEE; encoded by the coding sequence ATGAAACTGAGCGACCTCAAACCCACCCCCGGCAGCCGCAAAGACCGCAAACGCGTTGGTCGTGGTCCCGGTGGCACCGACAAAACCAGCGGCCGTGGCCACAAAGGTCAAAAGAGCCGTTCCGGTGCAGGCAAAGGCCACTTCTTCGAAGGTGGACGCAGCAGCCTGCTGAGCCGCCTGCCCAAACGCGGTTTCAGCCACGAAGGCATCGAGTACGCTCTGGTCAACCTGCGTGACCTTGAGCGCTTCGAAGCCGGCAGCACCGTGCAATTCGAAGACTTCATCATCAGTGGTCTGGTGCGCAACGGCAACCGTCCCATCAAACTGCTGGCTGCTGGTGAAGTCACCGGCGCTTACACCCTGCATGTGGACGCTGCTTCCCAGAGCGCCATTGCCAAAATCGAAGCCGCTGGCGGTAAAGTCATCCTCCCCGAGGAGGAGTAA
- the rpsE gene encoding 30S ribosomal protein S5: MSFNRNNNRERETGEFEEKMISVNRTAKTYQGGRRFRFAALVVIGDRNGRVGMGIGKAKEVPVAIEKAKAVARKNMIQVPVENGTIPHDIVGASTTSRVILKPAGPGTGVIAGSVPRAIAELAGITNLLSKELGSRNQINVAYAVFDGLKSLKTKKQVEELRGGAQ, from the coding sequence TTGAGTTTTAATCGTAACAACAACCGCGAACGCGAAACCGGTGAATTCGAAGAAAAGATGATCAGCGTCAACCGCACCGCCAAAACCTACCAGGGTGGTCGCCGTTTCCGCTTCGCTGCTCTCGTTGTCATCGGTGACCGCAATGGTCGCGTCGGGATGGGCATTGGCAAAGCCAAAGAAGTGCCTGTCGCCATCGAGAAAGCCAAAGCAGTTGCTCGCAAGAACATGATCCAGGTTCCTGTGGAAAATGGCACCATCCCCCACGACATCGTGGGCGCCAGCACCACCAGCCGCGTGATCCTGAAGCCCGCAGGTCCTGGTACCGGTGTAATCGCAGGTTCCGTGCCCCGCGCCATTGCCGAGCTGGCTGGCATCACCAACCTGCTCTCCAAGGAACTCGGTTCCAGAAACCAGATCAACGTGGCTTACGCTGTGTTCGATGGTCTCAAGAGCCTGAAGACCAAGAAGCAAGTGGAAGAACTGCGCGGAGGCGCACAATGA
- a CDS encoding DNA-directed RNA polymerase subunit alpha produces the protein MENKKPQLKARLDGNYGEFTLEPLKRGYGVTIGNPLRRILLSSIPGTAVTSVYIEDVLHEFSTIPGVTEDVIQIILNLKELVVKFHAPGPKTLTLRAQGPKVVTAADFEVPMDAEVVNRDQVIATLAEGGKLVMEVRVEEGEGYVPADKHAIKDRINSIPVDAIFTPVKRVAYHVEDTRVGQQTDLDRLIIRVWTDGSTDPKMALDKAVEILRNELTVFSDTVETTPSPTVVTSIPTVPVTTVYPETPIITSVNINPEPFPEQLQPRVTLDGLGLTTRVLHSLKEEGIDSVDALCALSDRDLKKVPGIGERSLDEIKQQLALHGLSLKE, from the coding sequence GTGGAGAACAAAAAACCGCAGCTTAAAGCACGCCTTGACGGGAATTACGGTGAATTTACCCTGGAGCCACTCAAACGTGGTTATGGCGTAACCATCGGCAATCCCCTACGCCGCATCCTGCTGTCGTCCATTCCGGGTACGGCGGTCACCAGCGTGTACATCGAAGATGTCCTGCATGAATTCTCCACGATTCCAGGCGTCACTGAGGACGTCATCCAGATCATCCTGAACCTCAAGGAACTGGTGGTGAAATTCCACGCTCCCGGCCCCAAGACGCTCACTTTGCGCGCTCAGGGTCCGAAAGTGGTCACTGCTGCTGACTTTGAAGTTCCCATGGACGCGGAAGTTGTGAACCGCGACCAAGTCATCGCCACCCTTGCTGAAGGCGGCAAACTGGTGATGGAAGTGCGTGTTGAAGAAGGCGAAGGCTATGTCCCTGCAGACAAGCACGCCATCAAAGACCGCATCAACTCCATCCCTGTCGATGCCATCTTCACTCCGGTGAAGCGTGTTGCTTACCACGTGGAAGACACCCGTGTGGGTCAGCAAACCGACTTGGACCGCCTGATCATCCGCGTCTGGACGGACGGCTCCACCGACCCCAAAATGGCCCTGGACAAAGCCGTGGAGATCCTGCGGAATGAACTCACTGTCTTCAGTGACACGGTAGAAACCACCCCGAGCCCCACTGTTGTGACCAGCATCCCCACGGTGCCTGTCACCACGGTGTATCCGGAAACGCCCATCATCACCAGCGTGAACATCAATCCCGAGCCGTTCCCTGAGCAGCTCCAGCCCCGAGTGACCCTCGATGGACTGGGCCTGACCACCCGGGTGCTGCACTCCCTCAAAGAGGAAGGAATTGATTCTGTGGATGCCCTGTGCGCCCTTTCGGACAGAGACCTCAAAAAGGTCCCTGGCATCGGGGAGCGTTCACTCGATGAGATAAAGCAACAGCTCGCCCTGCACGGACTGAGCTTGAAGGAATAA
- a CDS encoding adenylate kinase produces the protein MKSNKVIIFLGPPGAGKGTQAIRLAAEQDLLQISTGDILRDHVARKTELGQQVAPILAAGQLVPDQILIALIRDKLASMEKIRVIFDGFPRTRAQAEGLDMLLEELGAPIHSVPLLEVPDEELIARIVERGKTSGRSDDTEETARARQEVYHTNTKPLVDYYAARGVLKRVDGIGNMDEVYQRIVQAVE, from the coding sequence ATGAAGTCCAACAAAGTGATCATTTTCCTGGGGCCTCCCGGGGCAGGGAAGGGCACCCAGGCCATCCGTCTGGCTGCCGAACAGGACCTGCTGCAGATTTCCACTGGAGACATCCTGCGTGACCATGTCGCCCGCAAAACCGAACTCGGGCAACAGGTGGCTCCCATTCTGGCGGCGGGTCAACTGGTGCCGGATCAGATCCTGATTGCCCTGATCCGCGACAAACTGGCCAGCATGGAAAAAATCCGGGTGATTTTTGACGGTTTCCCCAGAACCAGAGCACAGGCCGAAGGTCTGGACATGCTGCTGGAAGAACTGGGAGCCCCCATTCACTCTGTGCCCCTCTTGGAAGTTCCAGATGAAGAACTGATTGCCCGCATTGTGGAACGGGGCAAAACCTCTGGCCGCTCTGACGACACCGAAGAAACCGCCCGTGCCCGTCAGGAGGTCTACCACACCAACACCAAACCCTTGGTGGACTACTACGCTGCCCGTGGGGTTCTCAAGCGTGTGGATGGCATTGGGAACATGGATGAGGTTTATCAGCGGATTGTGCAAGCTGTAGAGTGA
- the rpmD gene encoding 50S ribosomal protein L30 has protein sequence MKIKLVRSTIGRPGDQVATVKALGLKKIGDEREVPNTDAVKGMVNKVKFLLEVQE, from the coding sequence ATGAAAATCAAACTCGTTCGTAGCACCATCGGACGTCCTGGTGACCAGGTCGCTACCGTGAAGGCTCTCGGCCTGAAAAAAATCGGTGACGAGCGCGAAGTGCCCAACACCGATGCTGTCAAAGGCATGGTCAACAAGGTGAAATTCCTCCTGGAGGTTCAGGAATGA
- the rplQ gene encoding 50S ribosomal protein L17 has protein sequence MRHGRAGRKLNRNSSARTALARAQATALLREGRIQTTVAKAKELRPFVEHLITVAKGGDLHARRVISSDIHDKEVVRKLLGEIAPKYANQNGGYTRILRVGVRRGDSAPVALIELI, from the coding sequence ATGCGTCACGGTAGAGCTGGCCGCAAACTGAACCGCAACAGCAGCGCACGTACCGCCCTGGCCCGCGCCCAGGCGACTGCCCTGTTGCGTGAAGGCCGCATCCAAACCACTGTAGCCAAAGCCAAAGAGCTGCGTCCTTTCGTTGAGCACCTGATCACTGTTGCCAAAGGCGGCGACCTGCACGCCCGTCGCGTGATCAGCAGCGACATCCACGACAAAGAAGTCGTGCGCAAACTGCTCGGCGAAATCGCCCCCAAGTACGCCAACCAGAACGGTGGTTACACCCGTATCCTCCGCGTCGGTGTGCGTCGTGGTGATTCCGCTCCTGTTGCCCTGATCGAACTGATCTGA
- a CDS encoding Lrp/AsnC family transcriptional regulator has product MTPQNKTLDDVSWKLLDLLQQDARMSYKDLARHVGLTAPAVAERLKKLEDAGIIRGYKADLDLAALGRPLIGFIRLSATGDKFPFLDHITENIPEALEFHRITGGDSYMLKVAVRDMGHLESVLDRLSPYCTPITSLVISSPLPARVIKPLP; this is encoded by the coding sequence ATGACCCCACAAAACAAAACCCTTGATGATGTCTCATGGAAACTGCTGGACCTCCTGCAGCAAGACGCCCGCATGAGCTACAAAGATCTGGCCCGACATGTGGGCCTCACTGCCCCTGCTGTGGCAGAGCGTCTGAAAAAACTGGAAGATGCAGGCATCATCAGGGGTTACAAAGCCGATCTGGATCTGGCGGCTCTGGGCCGACCCCTGATCGGATTCATCCGCCTGAGCGCCACTGGAGACAAATTCCCTTTTTTGGACCACATCACCGAAAACATCCCCGAGGCCCTCGAATTTCACCGCATCACTGGAGGAGACAGTTACATGCTGAAAGTGGCTGTCCGTGACATGGGGCATCTGGAAAGTGTGCTGGACAGGCTCTCGCCGTACTGCACCCCCATCACCTCTCTGGTGATCTCCTCTCCCCTGCCTGCACGCGTGATCAAACCCCTCCCCTGA